The Brachyspira hyodysenteriae ATCC 27164 genome includes a window with the following:
- a CDS encoding sulfatase-like hydrolase/transferase encodes MLKRILNHIKIEKKNSKLYLKKVSIRFSIFRMLPINLRYVFYDDKKWFNFNVNSFINSSIYYYTLLSYTKKLVKIHDDVNYYNILHNMATHFPSYFNVNYLPGISASKVNDDDIFLYKDDNSVRHYYVNIASMNVIVDFINYLKDNNLYDNTKIIVVSDHGFPLYGLNNYDINDDYKLTINLFNALLIYKDFNSRGELIIDTNFSTVADVPYLVTKHIHNIRNPFNNKIITNDYKTNGAYIIFSKEWQEGYNIQICFLLENFIMLKIIYLTLIIGKNL; translated from the coding sequence ATGTTGAAAAGAATATTGAATCATATAAAAATAGAGAAGAAAAACAGCAAATTATATTTAAAAAAAGTATCCATAAGATTTTCAATATTTAGAATGCTTCCAATTAATTTAAGATACGTATTTTATGATGATAAAAAATGGTTCAATTTTAATGTAAATAGTTTTATTAATTCTAGTATTTATTATTATACACTTTTATCATATACCAAAAAATTAGTAAAAATTCATGATGATGTAAATTATTATAATATATTACATAATATGGCAACTCATTTTCCATCTTATTTTAATGTAAATTATTTGCCTGGAATATCAGCTTCTAAAGTTAATGATGATGATATATTTTTATATAAAGATGATAATTCTGTTAGACATTATTATGTTAATATTGCTTCTATGAATGTTATAGTTGATTTTATAAATTATTTAAAAGATAATAATTTATATGATAATACAAAAATAATAGTTGTTTCTGATCATGGATTTCCTCTCTATGGACTTAATAATTATGACATTAATGATGATTATAAATTAACTATTAATTTATTTAATGCTTTATTAATATATAAAGATTTTAATTCTAGGGGTGAATTAATTATAGATACTAATTTTTCAACAGTTGCTGATGTGCCGTATTTAGTAACAAAACATATACATAATATTAGAAATCCATTCAATAATAAAATCATAACTAATGATTACAAAACTAATGGAGCTTATATTATATTTTCTAAAGAATGGCAGGAGGGTTACAATATTCAAATATGTTTTCTTTTAGAAAATTTTATCATGTTAAAGATAATATATTTGACACTAATAATTGGAAAAAATTTGTAA
- the yidC gene encoding membrane protein insertase YidC has protein sequence MIFFDIIYNIIIYPIEFIIEILFYLFSVEFKSSYGVSLFLLSLCINFLSLPLYNIAESWQAKERAIQDKMKPMIDNIKAVYKGDQRYLLIRTCQRINGYKTIYAFRGTLGLLIQIPFFMAAYNFVHSLSGLSGQSFLFIKDLSKPDALIHIGNISINLLPFLMTLFSLLAGFVYSRKLKFKESLPLYVVSLIFLLLLYNSPSGLLFYWTINCLFSFIKNIIIEFKLYEIFVRNRYKLLKAYNIFFIIVTVLFVLLIVLSKIERKGYLSEFKPNSEDSINTKYIAKVMYYSNIFRSSDIFDLKINTNKLSKYIDNIEITGANTKFAIVELNKNIENIDENIEIIYSLSIKSYSINIYIILLLLFFIINIKIIYKFILKTEDIEYSFIKYRNKLIIVSCLVITILSGLFIITSLIYDSPKEFMQPYYLIINTLSISIGLFLFYPLFIYLLFSDKIKSYLTLIIIFISGIVLINTFIMTGNYVNIDADFIFDNTELLKASTNQIIFNIILILSVILLFTLSIVKKRLMFFINIYFIILLALFSVSVFNIRGIITEQLQLEKINVNNNIDDNKMFNLSKNGENIFVFILDRAVSSYWYDAINKYPEFKTKFDGFVFYKNNVSFCSTTLGIGSIYCGYDYLPYEMSTNGNYIIKEKHNESLLMIPLVLGNYGYKSSILDPAYANFSDIPDLSIFQNYSNISSYNDYHVEKNIESYKNREEKQQIIFKKSIHKIFNI, from the coding sequence ATGATCTTTTTTGATATTATTTATAATATTATAATATATCCAATAGAATTTATTATAGAAATATTATTTTATTTATTCAGTGTAGAATTTAAATCAAGTTATGGAGTAAGTTTATTTTTACTCAGTTTATGTATAAATTTTTTATCGCTTCCATTATATAATATAGCAGAATCTTGGCAGGCTAAGGAAAGAGCCATTCAGGATAAGATGAAGCCAATGATAGATAATATAAAGGCTGTATATAAAGGAGATCAACGTTATTTATTAATACGTACTTGTCAAAGAATCAATGGATACAAAACAATATATGCTTTTCGTGGTACTTTAGGACTTTTGATACAGATACCATTTTTTATGGCGGCATATAATTTTGTACATAGTTTATCAGGATTAAGCGGTCAGAGTTTTTTATTTATCAAAGATTTATCTAAGCCAGATGCCTTAATTCATATTGGTAATATAAGTATTAATCTGCTTCCATTTTTAATGACTTTATTTAGTTTATTAGCTGGTTTTGTTTATTCTAGAAAATTAAAGTTCAAAGAGAGTTTACCTTTATATGTAGTATCATTAATATTTTTATTGCTTCTTTATAATTCTCCATCAGGACTTTTGTTTTATTGGACTATAAATTGTTTATTTTCTTTTATAAAAAATATAATAATAGAGTTTAAATTATATGAAATATTTGTAAGAAATAGATATAAATTATTAAAGGCTTATAATATATTTTTTATTATTGTTACAGTATTGTTTGTATTACTTATTGTTTTATCTAAGATAGAGAGAAAGGGATATTTATCTGAATTTAAACCTAATTCTGAAGATTCTATTAATACTAAATATATTGCCAAAGTAATGTATTATAGTAATATATTTAGAAGTAGTGATATATTTGATTTAAAAATAAATACTAACAAGCTTTCAAAATATATAGATAATATAGAAATTACAGGGGCTAATACAAAATTTGCAATTGTTGAATTAAATAAAAATATAGAGAATATTGATGAAAATATAGAGATAATTTATAGTTTAAGTATTAAATCTTATTCAATTAATATTTATATTATATTATTATTACTTTTTTTTATAATTAACATTAAAATTATTTATAAATTTATTTTAAAAACTGAGGATATAGAATATTCTTTTATAAAATATAGAAATAAATTAATTATTGTTTCATGTTTAGTTATCACTATATTATCAGGATTATTTATAATTACATCGTTAATATATGATTCCCCTAAAGAATTTATGCAGCCATATTATTTAATTATAAATACGTTATCAATAAGTATAGGATTATTTTTATTTTACCCTTTATTTATATATTTATTATTTTCAGATAAAATTAAATCTTATTTAACTTTAATTATAATTTTTATTTCTGGGATAGTATTAATTAATACATTTATTATGACAGGTAATTATGTAAATATTGATGCGGATTTTATATTTGATAATACTGAATTATTAAAAGCATCTACTAATCAAATAATATTTAATATAATATTAATATTATCTGTAATTTTATTATTTACATTATCTATTGTGAAAAAAAGACTTATGTTTTTTATTAATATTTATTTTATTATATTATTAGCTTTATTTTCTGTGTCTGTATTTAATATTAGAGGAATAATAACAGAACAGCTACAATTAGAAAAAATAAATGTTAATAATAATATAGATGATAATAAAATGTTTAATTTGTCTAAGAATGGTGAAAATATTTTTGTCTTTATATTAGATAGAGCAGTTTCATCTTATTGGTATGATGCAATTAATAAATACCCCGAATTTAAAACTAAATTTGATGGTTTTGTATTTTATAAAAATAATGTTTCTTTTTGTAGTACAACTTTAGGAATAGGTTCTATATATTGTGGATATGATTATTTACCATATGAAATGAGTACAAATGGTAATTATATAATAAAAGAAAAGCATAATGAATCTTTATTAATGATACCATTAGTATTGGGAAATTATGGATATAAATCTTCAATATTGGATCCTGCATATGCTAATTTTTCGGATATACCAGATTTAAGTATATTTCAAAATTATAGTAATATATCATCCTATAATGATTATCATGTTGAAAAGAATATTGAATCATATAAAAATAGAGAAGAAAAACAGCAAATTATATTTAAAAAAAGTATCCATAAGATTTTCAATATTTAG
- a CDS encoding YidC/Oxa1 family membrane protein insertase, producing the protein MIFFDIFYNIIIYPIEFIIEILFYLFSVEFKSSYGVSLFLLSLCINFLSLPLYNIAESWQAKERAIQDKMKPMIDNIKAVYKGDQRYLLIRTCQRINGYKTIYAFRGTLGLLIQIPFFMAAYNFVHSLTGLSGQSFLFIKDLSKPDALIHIGNISINLLPFLMTLFSLLAGFVYSRKLKFKESLPLYVVSLIFLLLLYNSPSGLLFYWTINCLFSFIKNIIIEFKLYEIFVRNRYKLLKAYNIFFIIITVLLISLISLGNIERKCYLTDFKLIDGYTYNISLGYYSKVFRNSDIYGVLVNNNKLDSNVIDITFEYRGSRYGTVKLKDSIENIGTINLYYKLFIKQTFISYYVLLLILLIFFNLKRINNIFNLNVFLVEKSFIKNRKYLILLSCLVISLLSGLFIPSSLIGNSPQEFRSPFNLIFNDLSMSLGLFLFYPLFIYILFSDKIKNIMTIIFVCLASIVLINTFIMVGNYININADFIFDNTDLLKASSNQIILNLFLILLIISIFLFLMIKRKFIFIMNIYIIIIIALVSVSIFDIKNIIIGQNELKKISAYNNDNIDTSKIFNLSKNGENIFVLILDRAIPSHWLDLLERFPEYKAKLDGFVIYPNTVSLGLNTSSSMSSIYGGYNYSAYNLKKKDLFDGFTSPKGITSNGVDVNNEAILTIPLALEKYGYKTSILEPLFINGNYDMVNTTIFSNYQNVSAYANSSFEDNAIKDYIGNVNSKNDNTSKYLTIRFSIFRMLPINLRHSFYSDKNWFMNNNRINSSIYTYAIMSYLKKNINVTDEKERYYNLLHNMITHETGAYNSNFLPNFRTTDVNSDDLKNYKNDFSVRHFYCNGAALNLIIELLDFLKNNNVYDNTKIIVASDHGWFVNTSSSTNLFVNWYNSLLMVKDFNSRGEIEINNSFMTSGDIAYLTVNHIPNIKDYFNNELITNNYKNNGIYMMALPWKGNNMKFYRVKDNIFDINNWSKFEMQKDKSMKEIPLEFDERMWE; encoded by the coding sequence ATAAGATGAAGCCAATGATAGATAATATTAAGGCTGTATATAAAGGAGATCAACGTTATTTATTAATACGCACTTGTCAAAGAATCAATGGATACAAAACAATATATGCTTTTCGAGGTACTTTGGGACTTTTGATACAGATACCATTTTTTATGGCGGCATATAATTTTGTACATAGTTTAACTGGATTAAGCGGACAGAGTTTTTTATTTATCAAAGATTTATCTAAGCCGGATGCCTTAATTCATATTGGTAATATAAGTATTAATCTGCTTCCATTTTTAATGACTTTATTTAGTTTATTAGCTGGTTTTGTTTATTCTAGAAAATTAAAGTTCAAAGAGAGTTTACCTTTATATGTAGTATCATTAATATTTTTATTGCTTCTTTATAATTCTCCGTCAGGACTTTTGTTTTATTGGACTATAAATTGTTTATTTTCTTTTATAAAAAATATAATAATAGAGTTTAAATTATATGAAATATTTGTAAGAAATAGATATAAATTATTAAAGGCTTATAATATATTTTTTATCATTATTACAGTATTATTAATATCATTAATTTCTTTAGGTAATATAGAAAGAAAATGTTATTTAACAGATTTTAAGCTTATAGATGGTTATACATATAATATTAGTTTAGGTTATTACAGTAAAGTTTTTAGAAATAGTGATATATATGGAGTTTTAGTAAATAATAATAAACTTGACAGCAATGTTATTGATATAACATTTGAATACAGAGGAAGCCGATATGGTACAGTTAAGTTAAAAGATAGTATAGAAAATATAGGTACTATAAATCTTTATTATAAATTATTTATCAAACAAACTTTTATTTCATACTATGTATTATTATTAATTCTTTTAATATTTTTTAATTTAAAAAGAATTAATAATATATTTAATTTAAATGTTTTTTTAGTAGAAAAGTCTTTTATAAAAAATAGGAAATATTTAATTTTATTATCATGTTTGGTTATATCTTTATTGTCTGGACTTTTTATTCCTAGTTCTCTGATAGGTAATTCTCCGCAAGAATTTAGATCTCCGTTTAATTTGATTTTTAATGATTTATCAATGAGTTTAGGATTATTTTTATTTTATCCATTATTTATATATATATTATTTTCAGATAAGATAAAAAATATAATGACTATAATATTTGTTTGTTTAGCTTCAATTGTATTAATTAATACATTTATTATGGTGGGTAATTATATTAATATCAATGCGGATTTTATATTTGATAATACTGATCTATTAAAAGCATCTTCAAATCAAATAATATTAAATTTATTTTTAATATTATTAATCATTTCTATATTTTTATTTTTAATGATTAAAAGAAAATTTATATTTATAATGAATATATATATTATAATAATAATTGCTTTAGTTTCAGTTTCTATATTTGATATAAAGAATATAATTATAGGTCAAAATGAATTAAAGAAAATAAGTGCTTATAATAATGATAATATAGATACTTCTAAGATATTTAATTTATCAAAAAATGGTGAAAATATATTTGTTTTGATTTTAGACAGAGCAATACCATCACATTGGTTAGATCTTTTAGAAAGATTTCCTGAATATAAAGCAAAATTAGACGGATTTGTTATTTATCCTAATACTGTATCTTTAGGTTTAAATACAAGTTCTAGTATGTCATCTATATATGGCGGATATAATTATTCAGCATATAATCTAAAGAAAAAAGACTTATTTGATGGTTTTACATCACCAAAAGGTATAACAAGTAATGGAGTAGATGTAAATAATGAAGCTATTCTTACAATACCTTTGGCATTAGAGAAATATGGATATAAAACAAGTATTTTGGAACCTCTTTTTATTAACGGTAATTATGATATGGTAAATACTACTATATTTAGTAATTATCAAAATGTAAGTGCTTATGCTAATTCTTCATTTGAAGATAATGCAATAAAAGATTATATTGGCAACGTAAATTCTAAAAATGATAATACAAGCAAGTATTTGACTATAAGATTTTCTATATTTAGGATGCTTCCAATTAATCTAAGACATTCATTTTATAGTGATAAAAACTGGTTTATGAATAATAATAGAATTAATTCTAGTATTTATACTTATGCTATTATGTCATATTTGAAAAAAAATATTAATGTTACAGATGAAAAAGAAAGATATTATAATTTATTGCATAATATGATTACACATGAAACAGGAGCATATAATTCTAATTTTCTACCTAATTTCCGTACTACTGATGTAAATTCAGATGATTTGAAAAATTACAAAAATGATTTTAGTGTTAGACATTTTTATTGTAACGGAGCTGCATTAAATCTAATAATTGAATTATTAGATTTTTTGAAAAACAATAATGTTTATGATAATACAAAAATTATAGTGGCCTCTGATCATGGGTGGTTTGTTAATACTTCTTCTTCAACAAATCTTTTTGTAAATTGGTATAATTCTTTATTAATGGTTAAAGATTTCAATTCAAGAGGTGAGATAGAAATAAATAATAGTTTTATGACATCTGGTGACATTGCATATTTAACCGTTAATCATATTCCAAATATAAAAGATTATTTCAATAATGAGTTAATAACTAACAATTATAAAAATAATGGTATTTATATGATGGCTTTGCCTTGGAAAGGAAATAATATGAAATTTTATAGAGTAAAAGATAATATATTCGATATAAATAACTGGTCTAAATTTGAGATGCAAAAAGACAAAAGTATGAAGGAAATACCATTAGAATTTGATGAGCGTATGTGGGAATAA